The genomic region CAGAACTATTGCAACAGGGGATGACACCAGAAGAAATCATCACCGAAATTGTTGGCGAATTACCAATGAAGACCTTGGAAGAATTACCTGTTAAATACGAATGTGATTGTTCTAAGGAACGGTTTGCTAAAGCGCTCAGCTCAATTGCACCTCAAGATTTAAAACAATTAATTGAAGAAGATCACGGTGCCGAAGCAACATGTCGGTTCTGTGGCAAACAATATCAATTTAGTGAAGCGGATTTGAAAGCCATCTTAGCAGAACAATAGGACGGAATTTTTGCCTGAAAGATAATTTTTTGCTATGATAGCTTGGATATTGTCGAAAGACACGAAGGGAATGGGTTGGCATTATGACATGGCAAATAGGAGACGTGACGATTCCAAATCAAGTAGTCGTCGCACCAATGGCTGGTATTACAAACGCAGCATTTCGAGTGACTGCAAAGGAATTTGGCGCAGGCTTAGTCGTCTGTGAAATGATTAGTGACCGCGGGATTATGCACAATAATCAAAAAACAATGGGCATGATGTTTGTTGATCCAAACGAACATCCAGTGAGTATCCAAATTTTTGGTGGCTCAAAAGATACATTAGTGGAAGCCGCTAAATTTGTGGATCAACACACACAAGCTGACATCATCGACATCAACATGGGCTGTCCCGTGAATAAAGTCGTAAAAACAGACGCTGGTGCGCGTTGGTTATTAGATCCAAACAAGGTTTACGAAATGGTTTCATATGTGACGGACGCTGTTAAAAAACCGGTCACGGTTAAAATGCGGACTGGTTGGGATGAAGATCACATCCTTGCTGTTCAAAACGCCCTTGCTGCAGAACGCGCTGGCGCATCAGCACTTGCCATGCACGGTCGGACTCGTAAACAAATGTATACCGGTAAAGCAGACTGGGATATCTTGAAGCAGGTCAAAGCTGAATTGAAGATTCCATTTATGGGTAACGGGGATGTCCGCACACCACAAGATGCCAAACGCATGTTGGATGAAGTTGGTGCTGACGCCGTCATGATTGGCCGCGCTGCTTTAGGGAACCCTTGGATTTTACGTCAAGTTGAAACCTATTTGCGCAGCGGTGAATTGATTGCAGAACCAACACCAAGAGAAAAAATCGCAACAGCTAAGCTCCAGTTGCATCGTTTAGTAGAACTAAAGGGCGAAAACGTTGCTTGTCGTGAATTTAGACAACAAGCTGCTTACTACCTCAAGGGGATTCCTCGCGCTGCTAAGACGAAGGCTGCAGTTAATGAAGTTGAAACAGAACAAGCGGTTGGCGACATTTTAGACCGTTTTGTTGAAGAAACTGAAGCAAGAATGGCATAAGGGGATACTTAATTGCCTAGTTTCATGTTAAAATCAACAAGAGTAGATAATTGAAAGTAATGGAGGAATTGTCAGTTGGCACAAAAAGATAATCAAAAAGAAATGAATGACCAACTTAAGGTCCGTCGCGAAAAAATGCAATTTTTAAAGGATGAAGGCATTGATCCTTTTGGGAGCCGTTTTGAACGGACGCATTTAGCAGCAGCGCTACACGAAGAATTTGAAGCAATTGAAAAAGACGACTTGGATGTTAAAAACCAAGAAGTAACAATTGCAGGACGAATGATGTCTAAACGGGGTAAAGGTAAAGTTGGTTTTGCCGATATCCGCGATCGTTCAGGTAAGATTCAAATTTATGTTCGTAAAGACGAAGTCGGTGAAGATAACTACAAAATTTTCAAGAAAGCCGATTTAGGGGATCATTTAGGTATTACAGGTCAAATCATGAAAACTGATATGGGTGAGTTAACGGTTAAAGCAACTCATCTAACATTCTTGTCAAAGGCATTACGCCCATTACCTGATAAGTATCACGGTTTAACGAATGTCGAACAAATTTATCGTCAACGTTATTTAGATTTGATTGCTAATCCTGAAAGTATGGATCGTTTCACAAAACGGAGCAAGATTATTTCTGCCGTTCGTGAATATTTAGATACACATGACTTTACTGAAGTTGAAACACCTGTCTTGCATGGTCAAGCTGGTGGGGCCTCAGCACGGCCATTTATTACACATCACAATGCATTAGACATTAACCTCTACTTACGGATTGCGCTTGAATTGCATTTGAAGCGACTAATCGTTGGTGGGATGGAACGTGTCTATGAAATTGGTCGTGTATTCCGGAATGAAGGGATTGATACCAAACATAACCCTGAATTCACGATGTTAGAAACAT from Latilactobacillus sakei subsp. sakei DSM 20017 = JCM 1157 harbors:
- the dusB gene encoding tRNA dihydrouridine synthase DusB, encoding MTWQIGDVTIPNQVVVAPMAGITNAAFRVTAKEFGAGLVVCEMISDRGIMHNNQKTMGMMFVDPNEHPVSIQIFGGSKDTLVEAAKFVDQHTQADIIDINMGCPVNKVVKTDAGARWLLDPNKVYEMVSYVTDAVKKPVTVKMRTGWDEDHILAVQNALAAERAGASALAMHGRTRKQMYTGKADWDILKQVKAELKIPFMGNGDVRTPQDAKRMLDEVGADAVMIGRAALGNPWILRQVETYLRSGELIAEPTPREKIATAKLQLHRLVELKGENVACREFRQQAAYYLKGIPRAAKTKAAVNEVETEQAVGDILDRFVEETEARMA
- the lysS gene encoding lysine--tRNA ligase gives rise to the protein MNDQLKVRREKMQFLKDEGIDPFGSRFERTHLAAALHEEFEAIEKDDLDVKNQEVTIAGRMMSKRGKGKVGFADIRDRSGKIQIYVRKDEVGEDNYKIFKKADLGDHLGITGQIMKTDMGELTVKATHLTFLSKALRPLPDKYHGLTNVEQIYRQRYLDLIANPESMDRFTKRSKIISAVREYLDTHDFTEVETPVLHGQAGGASARPFITHHNALDINLYLRIALELHLKRLIVGGMERVYEIGRVFRNEGIDTKHNPEFTMLETYAAYFDYKDVMDETEGIIRFAAHKVLGTGQISYQGQAIDLDGDFARVHMVDAIKAETGVDFWQPMTVEAARELADQHHVKYEEYWQVGHIINAFFEEFVEDTLVQPTFIYGHPVEISPLAKKNAEDDRFTDRWELFMHGNEYANAFTELNDPIDQRERFEAQAKERENGNDEAEGIDEDYVEALEYGMPPTGGLGIGIDRLVMLLTDAASIRDVLLFPTMRPDKQENEEI